A genomic window from Phyllopteryx taeniolatus isolate TA_2022b chromosome 2, UOR_Ptae_1.2, whole genome shotgun sequence includes:
- the cgnl1 gene encoding cingulin-like protein 1 — protein sequence MESYRVTGIPPTGPQRGYPQPSHSSRPHSNGGGTYGLSIRVQGIDGHPYVVLNNQDRGPQSFIDPNSNGYIETEGSFIDNYHEYDFRGDKDGGPTSPFGEYRSQKMMQYAASQNDSDSQGRKAQNLLNFQRHPEILQPYDPETNSLNFHSVPSRPLSLTETGTRSTSAVSAPSHSRSSSLDQNKAAGSNKNQLPSPSPTDTSYQKPKLSPQSLGPAQDSQPQTKPQVAPPQSKSRLSNQSPPPPKLTPKSHTQASTVSSPTSEQKKMQCKSPPSVSSANSSLDRKHHEPDVLPLRRSDSSGPVLQSSSRSRHPSSSSTSKLYADESIDALYADTINRHENRRYIPFVPGSGRDIDKGSIPGVDELIEKFDGKDGNRHRRGRAGRRNRINPEDRKRSHSVDSAFGLVEASGPLDESSRRRGTSMEHVLRPSQLRLQRTAGNQDPWFMVNSKPPSRATSAPGSPQSTLSTGVGYIQGYQKAQSHSNVVTLKNKDSVDTASSAGNISMSLSKSTTVNKKASTDSDVQATPDLLKGQRELSQQTHDETAKQILFNYLKDGSTDNDEMTKRKVNLVFEKIQTLKSRATAGPPDDKSLGQSAQTKALQEQNAALEKRMAELKQQLHEQRTKNKADSMAASGLKELQRELDRTTEEWKRLKEKLAKTETELQATLEELFQVKMEREQYQTEIRDLQDQLSEMHDELDAAKTSAADGERDAVMADIIQLKVELQEVLLAKEEQEDVLRRRERELTALKGALKEEVAVHDQEMDKMKEKYEKQMSCLQRSLEEFQQSGAAVVREKAEAEAAKGALEGQAGRLSQEAERLRRRAQELENEVAKLNRIIDDAKLQESRLGDRVARMEQEEQQLEESLSEIKEQEEEVSRANRALTLRLEDVQRSFSKLSSEHKELEERLQEEKDQKEHFKNMKNDIEDERRLLDRTVEKLQKEMNDIVDASQSSTRELQAQIDIYKEKNRRELTDLQKLLKERGHELDKYLLAAQTLQEELSHREEDLRRCQQERDEAVLSEKLLVKKVHQLEAAVQTSAHSKDDRARQFKLMEDRIARLELDLGEERQNGDQLMDRLDRGREQVDQMRNELMQERAGRQDAECDKMALERQSKDLKNKLADLEDSQKSSKVGQVAQLEDRICELEERLEGEERERANMQLSNRRLERKVKEVMMQVEEEHHTMQDQKDQLNLRLKALKRQMDEAEEEIDRLENGKKKLQRDLDEQQETNEQLQSQLKSLRNEMRRKSTSAPLLNNLDDDDDDDDDISTDGETYFSSTSSYKRSSSQDNLLSTFSL from the exons ATGGAGTCTTACAGAGTGACTGGCATTCCTCCTACTGGACCACAGCGGGGCTACCCCCAACCATCTCACTCCTCCAGGCCCCACAGCAATGGAGGTGGTACATATGGTCTCAGCATCCGAGTCCAGGGTATAGATGGGCACCCCTATGTAGTTCTGAACAACCAGGACAGAGGTCCTCAGTCATTTATTGATCCCAATAGCAATGGCTACATTGAGACAGAAGGTTCTTTTATTGATAACTACCATGAGTATGATTTTCGAGGAGACAAGGACGGTGGACCCACAAGTCCCTTCGGGGAGTACAGGTCTCAGAAGATGATGCAGTACGCGGCCTCTCAGAACGACTCAGATTCACAAGGAAGAAAAGCGCAAAACCTTTTGAACTTTCAGAGGCACCCTGAGATTTTGCAGCCCTATGATCCAGAGACCAACTCGCTGAACTTCCACAGTGTACCTTCAAGGCCCCTTTCGCTTACTGAGACTGGAACTCGGTCCACATCCGCGGTATCTGCACCGTCCCACAGCAGGTCTTCTAGCCTAGATCAGAACAAAGCTGCCGGATCGAACAAAAATCAACTTCCGTCTCCGAGCCCGACTGACACATCATACCAAAAACCAAAATTGTCTCCTCAGTCTTTGGGTCCAGCCCAGGATTCTCAGCCTCAGACCAAGCCGCAAGTGGCTCCGCCCCAGTCTAAATCTCGTCTCAGCAACCAGAGTCCACCTCCGCCCAAGCTGACACCCAAAAGTCATACCCAAGCCTCCACTGTGTCCAGTCCCACGAGtgagcagaaaaaaatgcagtgcAAGTCTCCCCCTTCAGTGAGCAGTGCCAACTCCAGCCTTGATCGCAAACACCACGAGCCAGATGTCCTTCCCTTGAGGAGGTCTGACTCCAGTGGACCTGTTCTTCAGTCGTCTTCTCGCTCACGCCACCCCTCGTCATCCTCAACCTCTAAGCTCTATGCGGACGAGAGCATAGATGCGCTGTACGCGGACACTATCAACCGCCACGAGAACCGGCGCTACATCCCTTTCGTGCCAGGGTCGGGCAGAGATATCGACAAAGGCTCCATTCCCGGTGTCGATGAGCTCATTGAGAAGTTTGACGGCAAAGACGGCAACCGCCATCGGCGTGGCAGGGCTGGGCGAAGAAACCGGATTAATCCTGAGGACAGGAAACGCTCTCACAGTGTGGATAGCGCCTTTGGTCTGGTAGAAGCATCCGGCCCCTTGGATGAGTCTAGCCGCCGTAGGGGCACATCAATGGAGCATGTCCTGCGGCCCTCACAGCTCCGCCTGCAAAGAACAGCTGGGAATCAAGACCCCTGGTTCATGGTCAACTCCAAGCCACCATCTCGCGCCACCAGTGCCCCTGGATCCCCACAGAGCACCTTGTCTACAGGTGTAGGCTACATCCAGGGATACCAAAAAGCCCAGAGCCATTCCAATGTTGTAACGCTCAAGAATAAAGACTCGGTGGATACTGCGTCTTCGGCAGGCAATATATCCATGTCTTTATCCAAGTCCACGACTGTCAACAAAAAAGCCAGCACAGACAGCGATGTACAG GCAACACCAGATCTTCTGAAAGGTCAGCGGGAGCTTTCACAACAAACACACGACGAGACCGCAAAACAGATTTTGTTCAATTACCTTAAGGACGG AAGCACAGATAATGATGAAATGACCAAGCGAAAGGTCAACCTTGTCTTTGAGAAGATTCAAACTTTGAAGTCTCGAGCCACGGCAGGCCCTCCTGATGACAAA TCCTTGGGTCAGTCTGCACAAACTAAAGCCCTGCAAGAGCAGAACGCTGCACTGGAGAAAAGAATGGCAGaactaaaacaacaacttcACGAACAAAGAacg AAAAATAAGGCAGACAGTATGGCAGCGTCAGGCTTGAAGGAGCTGCAGCGGGAACTGGATCGGACTACAGAAGAGTGGAAACGCTTGAAGGAAAAACTGGCCAAAACAGAGACGGAACTCCAGGCCACGCTTGAAGA GCTGTTCCAGGTGAAGATGGAGCGGGAGCAATACCAGACAGAGATCCGAGACCTGCAGGACCAGCTGTCGGAGATGCACGACGAGCTGGACGCGGCCAAGACGTCCGCTGCTGACGGCGAGAGAGACGCCGTCATGGCG gaCATCATTCAACTGAAGGTGGAGTTGCAGGAAGTTCTCCTGGCcaaggaggagcaggaggatgTCCTGAGGAGGCGGGAGAGGGAGCTGACAGCTCTGAAGGGAGCCCTGAAAGAGGAAGTGGCCGTGCACGATCAGGAGATGGACAAGATGAAGGAGAAGTATGAGAAACAGATGAGTTGTCTGCAGCGTTCCTTAGAGGAGTTCCAGCAG AGCGGCGCAGCGGTCGTCCGAGAGAAGGCTGAAGCGGAGGCGGCCAAGGGCGCGCTGGAGGGCCAAGCGGGACGTCTGAGCCAAGAGGCGGAGCGGCTGCGCAGGCGGGCGCAGGAGCTGGAAAACGAAGTGGCCAAACTCAACCGCATCATCGACGACGCCAAGCTGCAGGAGAGCAGGCTGGGAGACCGAGTTGCCCGGATGGAG CAAGAGGAGCAGCAACTGGAGGAGTCTTTAAGTGAAATTAAGGAGCAAGAGGAGGAGGTGTCTCGCGCTAACAGAGCTTTGACGTTACGACTTGAAGATGTGCAG AGGAGCTTTTCCAAGCTGAGCAGTGAGCACAAGGAGTTGGAGGAGAGGCTGCAAGAGGAGAAGGATCAGAAGGAGCACTTCAAGAATATGAAGAATGACATTGAGGACGAAAGGAGGCTGCTGGACCGAACGGTGGAGAAACTTCAGAAAGAG ATGAACGACATCGTGGACGCGTCCCAGTCATCTACGCGGGAGCTCCAGGCGCAGATTGACATTTACAAGGAAAAGAACCGGCGGGAGTTGACGGACCTGCAGAAGCTCCTGAAGGAGCGAGGCCACGAGCTTGACAAGTACTTGCTGGCAGCCCAAACACTGCAGGAGGAG CTGTCGCACCGGGAGGAGGACCTGCGTCGGTGCCAGCAGGAGCGAGACGAGGCTGTGCTCAGCGAGAAGCTGTTGGTGAAAAAGGTGCATCAACTGGAGGCGGCGGTGCAGACCTCCGCCCACTCGAAGGATGATAGGGCTCGGCAGTTCAAACTCATGGAG GACAGAATTGCCCGGCTAGAATTGGACTTGGGTGAGGAGCGTCAGAACGGAGACCAGCTGATGGACAGGCTAGACCGAGGAAGAGAGCAG GTGGACCAGATGAGGAATGAACTCATGCAGGAGAGGGCTGGCCGGCAGGACGCCGAGTGTGACAAGATGGCTCTTGAGAGACAG AGCAAAGACCTGAAGAACAAACTGGCTGACTTGGAGGACTCGCAGAAGTCCAGCAAAGTGGGCCAGGTTGCACAACTGGAGGATCGCATTTGTGAGCTGGAGGAACGTCTGGAGGGAGAGGAAAG GGAACGAGCCAACATGCAATTGTCCAACCGCAGGCTGGAGAGGAAGGTTAAAGAGGTGATGatgcaagtggaggaagaaCACCACACCATGCAGGATCAAAAGGACCAA TTGAACCTGCGCCTGAAGGCCCTGAAGAGGCAGATGGACGAGGCTGAGGAGGAGATCGACAGACTGGAGAACGGCAAGAAGAAGTTGCAGAGAGACTTGGACGAGCAACAAGAAACCAACGAGCAGCTGCAGAGTCAGCTCAAGTCTCTGCGCAATGAGATGAG GCGTAAGAGCACCTCTGCGCCACTGCTCAACAATctggacgacgacgacgacgacgacgacgacatcaGCACGGACGGCGAGACGTACTTCAGCTCCACTTCCAGCTACAAGCGCTCCTCCAGTCAGGACAACCTCCTGTCCACCTTCAGCTTGTAG